A portion of the Glycine max cultivar Williams 82 chromosome 10, Glycine_max_v4.0, whole genome shotgun sequence genome contains these proteins:
- the LOC100809279 gene encoding nuclear speckle splicing regulatory protein 1 → MSKYGLNLRPPKPKKQPPRPSLANPFGFNEDDENDVEREIALQASKNKRLKEVEEQQKKALEEDPSVFDYDGVYDQMKEKVARPLVQDREERKPKYIQNLIKKAKEREQYREIVYEKKIAKERSKDDHLYADKDKFITEAYRKKLAERERQMELERLRELQEERDDVTKKKDFLLDFYANLDKNVAYGAKDAEARKRENQAEHRVPETHEGVSLASNEHENCNVSEEVQHSLGNSSSPAGSPRVKLEEDQGEASNPSDRSFNPLETKPNPEASMEEKGSAELPSDSQPKPDHHKRSQDAVAAAKERFLARKKAKEQ, encoded by the exons ATGAGCAAGTATGGCTTGAACCTTAGGCCGCCTAAGCCAAAGAAGCAGCCGCCAAGGCCTTCCCTCGCCAACCCTTTTGGCTTTAATGAAGATGATGAGAATGATGTTGAGAGAGAAATTGCTCTCCAGGCTAGCAAGAATAAACGTCTCAAGGAA gtTGAGGAGCAGCAAAAGAAAGCCCTGGAGGAAGATCCATCTGTATTTGATTATGATGGAGTCTATGACCAAATGAAAGAGAAAGTTGCTCGTCCATTGGTACAAGATCGTGAAGAGAGAAAG CCAAAATACATCCAAAATCTGATTAAAAAAGCAAAAGAGCGAGAGCAGTATCGTGAGATTGTTTATGAGAAAAAGATTGCCAAAGAGAGAAGCAAAGATGACCATCTGTATGCTGACAAAGACAAATTTATTACTGAAGCATATAGAAAGAAGCTTGCTGAACGAGAGAGACAAATGGAGCTAGAACGACTGCGTGAACTCCAAGAGGAAAGAGACGAT GTTACCAAGAAGAAGGACTTTTTGCTTGATTTTTATGCTAACCTAGATAAAAATGTTGCTTATGGCGCGAAAGATGCTGAAGCAAGGAAACGTGAAAATCAGGCTGAGCATAGAGTTCCAGAGACCCATGAGGGAGTGAGCCTTGCATCAAATGAGCACGAAAATTGTAATGTGTCAGAGGAAGTGCAACATTCATTGGGCAACTCAAGTTCACCAGCGGGGTCCCCAAGAGTAAAGCTTGAGGAGGATCAGGGTGAAGCTTCTAATCCTTCTGATAGAAGTTTCAATCCCTTGGAAACGAAGCCAAATCCTGAGGCTTCTATggaggaaaagggttcagctgAACTGCCATCAGATTCTCAACCAAAGCCCGATCATCACAAAAGAAGTCAAGATGCTGTGGCTGCAGCAAAAGAGCGCTTTCTGGCACGTAAGAAAGCAAAGGAACAATGA
- the LOC100809815 gene encoding protein ASPARTIC PROTEASE IN GUARD CELL 2 — MLTVLVLLSLLLTISTSHNISYPHFQQLNVKQIILTETKLYPNPTQPSKHPHNKKLNSATEASSSAKYKLKLVHRDKVPTFNTYHDHRTRFNARMQRDTKRAASLLRRLAAGKPTYAAEAFGSDVVSGMEQGSGEYFVRIGVGSPPRNQYVVMDSGSDIIWVQCEPCTQCYHQSDPVFNPADSSSFSGVSCASTVCSHVDNAACHEGRCRYEVSYGDGSYTKGTLALETITFGRTLIRNVAIGCGHHNQGMFVGAAGLLGLGGGPMSFVGQLGGQTGGAFSYCLVSRGIESSGLLEFGREAMPVGAAWVPLIHNPRAQSFYYIGLSGLGVGGLRVSISEDVFKLSELGDGGVVMDTGTAVTRLPTVAYEAFRDGFIAQTTNLPRASGVSIFDTCYDLFGFVSVRVPTVSFYFSGGPILTLPARNFLIPVDDVGTFCFAFAPSSSGLSIIGNIQQEGIQISVDGANGFVGFGPNVC; from the coding sequence ATgctcacagttctggttctccTCTCACTCCTTCTTACCATCTCCACTTCCCACAATATATCATACCCTCATTTCCAACAACTCAATGTCAAACAAATAATCCTCACAGAAACCAAACTCTACCCAAACCCAACCCAACCCTCCAAACACCCCCACAATAAAAAACTCAACAGTGCCACCGAAGCATCTTCATCAGCAAAATATAAACTGAAGCTAGTTCACAGAGATAAAGTCCCCACCTTTAACACCTACCACGACCACCGAACCCGATTCAATGCACGAATGCAGCGAGACACCAAAAGGGCCGCCTCCCTCCTCCGGCGCCTCGCTGCCGGAAAACCCACCTACGCCGCGGAGGCATTCGGGTCGGACGTGGTTTCCGGAATGGAGCAAGGAAGCGGAGAATACTTCGTGAGAATCGGAGTTGGAAGCCCACCTCGAAACCAGTACGTGGTCATGGACTCAGGCAGCGACATTATATGGGTCCAATGCGAACCCTGCACCCAATGCTACCACCAATCCGACCCCGTTTTCAACCCCGCCgattcctcctccttctccGGCGTCTCCTGCGCCTCCACCGTCTGCAGCCACGTCGACAACGCCGCCTGCCACGAGGGACGCTGCCGCTACGAAGTTTCCTACGGCGACGGCTCCTACACCAAAGGCACACTCGCACTCGAGACAATCACGTTCGGAAGAACCCTAATCCGAAACGTGGCCATCGGGTGCGGCCACCACAACCAGGGAATGTTCGTTGGCGCCGCCGGGCTTTTGGGCCTCGGAGGTGGGCCCATGTCCTTTGTGGGCCAACTCGGAGGTCAGACCGGCGGTGCCTTTAGTTATTGTTTGGTCAGCAGGGGAATCGAGTCGTCCGGATTACTCGAATTCGGACGAGAAGCAATGCCCGTAGGCGCTGCATGGGTTCCCCTGATCCACAACCCGAGAGCCCAGAGTTTTTATTACATTGGGCTTTCGGGCCTGGGAGTTGGGGGCCTGCGGGTGTCCATATCCGAAGATGTTTTTAAACTATCCGAATTGGGCGATGGTGGGGTTGTTATGGACACCGGGACCGCCGTGACGCGGCTTCCGACGGTGGCGTATGAGGCTTTCCGGGATGGTTTTATTGCCCAGACCACGAACCTGCCCCGGGCTTCGGGAGTATCCATTTTTGACACGTGTTATGACTTGTTCGGGTTTGTGTCGGTTCGGGTTCCAACCGTGTCGTTTTACTTCTCGGGTGGGCCTATTTTGACCCTGCCAGCTAGGAACTTTTTGATCCCAGTCGATGACGTGGGAACTTTTTGCTTCGCCTTTGCTCCTTCTTCTTCTGGTCTTTCCATCATCGGAAATATTCAGCAAGAAGGGATTCAGATTTCGGTTGATGGAGCTAATGGGTTTGTGGGATTTGGACCCAATGTTTGTTGa